One Phaseolus vulgaris cultivar G19833 chromosome 2, P. vulgaris v2.0, whole genome shotgun sequence DNA window includes the following coding sequences:
- the LOC137809241 gene encoding uncharacterized protein, whose amino-acid sequence MWDILEVTHEGTNDVKRARKHALIQEYALFRMQKGESICDVQKRFSHIVNHLISLGKKFDEEELNIKVLKCLDRTWQPKVTAISESKDLSSLTMASLFGKLREHEMEIQRFVVQESEDKHNKSIALKASKQQHVSRESEEENISLLSRKFSKFLRKKQASQRYDSKKPSEFNSNKYTCYGCGEQGHIKSECPNIEVKENGDFKREKKGKTKKAYIAWDDNDASSSSSSDDEEANLCLLASVTSSVGSTSTSKGTTYDQLLNVFYETHDEVN is encoded by the coding sequence atgtgggacatcttAGAGGTCACACATGAAGGCACAAATGATGTAAAGAGAGCTAGGAAAcatgctctaatccaagagtatgcaCTCTTCAGAATGCAGAAGGGGGAATCAATATGTGATGTGCAAAAGAGGTTCtctcatattgtgaatcacctcataAGTCTTGGCaagaagtttgatgaagaggaactcaacatcaaGGTGTTGAAGTGTCTTGACAGaacatggcaaccaaaggtgactgccATTTCAGAATCAAAGGATCTCTCCTCATTGACTATGGCATCTCTTTTTGGCAAACTAAGAGAGCATGAAATGGAGATTCAAAGGTTtgttgttcaagagagtgaagacaagcataaCAAGAGCATAGCACTCAAAGCTAGCAAACAACAACATGTTTCCCGTGAAAGTGAAGAGGAAAACATAAGCTTgttgtcaagaaaattcagcaagttCTTGAGAAAGAAACAAGCTTCTCAAAGGTATGACTCAAAGAAACCTAGTGAATTCAATTCTAACAAGTATACCTGttatggttgtggtgaacagggACATATTAAGTCTGAATGTCCAAATATTGAAGTCAAAGAAAATGGAGACTTCAAAagggagaaaaagggaaaaacaaaGAAAGCTTATATAGCATGGGATGACAATGATGCCTCATCCTCAAGCTCTTCAGATGATGAGGAAGCAAATCTGTGTCTTCTAGCATCAGTAACAAGTAGTGTAGGTTCTACTTCAACAAGTAAAGGTACCacctatgatcaattgcttaatgttttttatgaaactcatgatgaagtcAACTGA